The DNA window TGGTACTGGATTTGACTTGCGTGATCCAAGGGTCCTTGCAGTGTCACAAAACCATATCATGGTAGCTGAATATGAGGATTATTTTGCCACGAATGCCTGCACTGCTGCCTTTTGCCGCTCTTGTTGTGAGTAACTACAGATCAGATGTATTTATATTGTTGCTACTTAAATCAACAGGGCTTTCTTTAATATGTAACATCATGTATGCCTCTTCATGCTCAGTTAATGGATCTTTTAGTCTTGAGACACGCTCTGATGATACTTCTGCTATGTTTTCAGTAAGGGAAGTAGATAACCATCTTGGAAATATTCTGTTAGCATCCTATGTAAGAAGTTGCCATTAACACTTGGTATTGGTGGTTTGCGATTGACAGCCTTTTTCTATTGCTTGCTGCTGGTTTCCTGCTACTATTCTAGTATTCCAAGTGATGGTTTGGGTAATCAGTATCCTGCAGCACCATAGACTGAGGCAGGTCAGCTTGTCATTTCTAATATGAATATCCTCATCTTTCTTTTCTTATGTCTTTAACATATGTCGGGAGCACCTTGCAACTTATTCACTGCCTTGTTCCTAAGATACTGAGACGGAGCTGACCTGTTTAGTAGTTTGTGACTTCCGACTTGTTTGAATTTGGGTtgctgcgttcgttgcgaaaatcaAGATCAGGATCTAAGTTATGTAACGCTTACTCCTCAGTGATGGTCCGAACATGGTTGACACTTACAGTTGGCCGTGTGCTGTGCATAACCGTGCAATTGAATATGTTGGAAACTGATTCATGAGAATTCAGTTTAGCAGGAAAATTTGCACGAGGCACGACTTTGTCACTGTTGCTTGGCCACATGCCGTGCAGCATCTAGTGTGGCTGTACTGCCTTTTGTACATCCCTAAAACTGTGTTCAGGACGCTGCTGCTCTAGCTGCAACGGTGGTGGCATTCTTCCAGCGGTCGGGGCAAGAAGGGGAGTGCCTTTCACCATCGAGAGCACCGGATTCCCCTGCCAGGCTGCCACACCTCAGCACGAAGGCCGCAgccttgattgtatgcctgtggCCGCATTTGCAGCAGCCGCATGTCGCTTATCTGCATGGGTTTAGCGAGGATTTATGGCTTCTGTCAAGTGCAGGACCAGATGACTTTGTGCCTAAATTTTTCGTCTAATCAGTTGTACCAATTGTAAAGATGCGTGGGATCCCGCCCAGCTATGCTACGGATTTCGCTATTGCGTTGTGGGTGTCGTGTCGGCAGGGAGTAGCGAGGTGTCTAGAACATTTTTATTTTGAGAAAGAGAGGTGTCTAGAACTTGACACATATATCTGGGTCATGTGCTTCCCTAAGCCCCTAATTGTCAAACGCAGAGCATGTGCACATGGATAGTAACCCTATATCATTAAACGATCTGTTGctctatttttttttgaaataaaggGCAGGAGTGCTGCCATGTCATTTAAGAAGTAGTAGCAAGCAGATTACAACATGTTCTTGATTACATAATAAACTAGTAAACTCTCGAACTCACTTTGGAACAACGATAAGCTCAATTGAAGCAACATTAAGGTACAACTGGTCCTCCACCAGCACGGACCCTGAGCTCCCCTTCATGCCGTATGAGCTGCCAAACCTGCGCTGGGTCCGCTTCTTTCCCCTGAAATATCCTTCACTTTGAAACGATCTGTTGCTCTAGGGAGCTCGAACTAAAGCTTGCCGATGTAGGCCTTCTCCAGCTAATGTTTCAAGGCATGTTTCAATGTAGCGGACCGTGCCAGCGCCCCAGATCCTAGTGCGACTCCACTGTTTCTTTCCAGCTTCATCTAGGACTAGTAGCGGGTTACAAGAGATACACGTACACTTTCAACAACACCTCGATGCACATGCATCAACCAGCATCGGCTCAATCACAACTGAATGCTGTAAACATAGGCAGCACTGGCAAAATAACTCGCCGTTGCTCTAGCAAGTCATGAAACTTTCTCACTGCGAGCCGTGACCTTAGAGTTCCTTTACCACCTTTGTCATCTCGAGCTGCGACTTGAATCCCTTGGAGGTCCGAAAATGCTGCTCTTTTCGTGACACTAATCAACCTAGCAGAACAAAAAGCAAATTTCTAAATTTCAATTGTCAAAGTGTAACCATGCACCATGATCGATATAACAAAACATCACAGAACAAAGAAAATTAAATGTGCAAATCAGCAAAAGCGAAAACAAACTTTTTTTTTGCTTGTTTGTTCCTATTGTGACTTGCCCTCCATAGTTTTACAGGAAACTGCACATGCACATACTCCGAGGGAACTGAAAGTCTGATTCAGATTTAAATAATACCAAAAGGAACATGGAAACAGGGAGGTCTGATAAATTTCTCTAGTGCCGATTTGGATGGATCATCACCTCCCCTACCACACCTGATTTTTTCCAAAGCTTATGCATTGGAGCAAGTTACAGAAGTTATGATTGGAAGCTTTAGAAGCACAGGTTTATACAACCAAACTGCACAAAATATTTCCCATAAATTAACTAATTCAATCTAATACAGAAAAACTGCTGGTCAGCATGTCAATGGAAACTCTATGCTCAATGCATCCAAACTCCAAAGCCCAACAACTACATATGCCCAAACTGCTGGGCAGCATGTCAATGACAGGAAACTGCTGGCCTAACAACTACATCCTGGAACTCAACCCCACCAAGCATGGAACAGGGCCATACCAAAGTTCTTTAAGGCCCTGTTCTATGTTTAATTTGGGATCCTGCCACAAAATGCTTAACTAACAAACTAAAAAACATTTTATTTGGTGTTATGGTCATCATGCATTTTTTTTACTTACTAGGACTGACTTTATGCAAAAAAAATCCCAATTTTATTAGTAATATATCAAACAGATGTCATAAATTGAATGGGGTGTCAAGTTCAACATAGCAGGAAGGACCCTGACTAAACAGCATAGAGCGCAAGCTAGGGTAGAAGAAAACTGTTTGCTTGACGTTGAAAAAGGGAAGCACAAAAATGATGGAATCCTTTGTTTCGTTGTTAGTAGATGTTACATTAGGGGGACTTGGGACTGTTAGCTATAAAGGAGAATAGTAATTGCCTAATTGGAGTTACTTTTTGCACAACAGAGAAGTATTTTCTGAGTCCCTATAAACTACAGTAGTAAAGATATTTAGGAGGGTTTGGGTGTTTAGACGACAAAACATATGTATGTTTAATCTCGTTATCTTGCATGTGTGTAGGTGCTAAAGTTGAACAAGCAAAACATACGATGAAGTACAACTCCTCAAAAGGAAATAAAAAAGCGGTGATTGAAATTTACTCGAATAGtagacttttattttatttttgagtATGAAATCCCGTACTATTAAGAGAAACTTTAATATGCAGGTTTTGACTTAGAACCAGGAATACTTGTAAGCCATAAAAAATATTTCAAAATGATATTTTAAGAGTGTCTCTGCCAaaaccggagtctccgggtctCTGTCCGGAATGTGCGGGAacaatgtccggagtatccggatacatacccggagtatccgggtactcTTTCGCCAACGGCTATTTTTTTGAatgagggtataaatacccccaatACACCTTCAACCAGGGGGCTCTTGTCAAATTTTTCAAACTGAACAGTTTCACAAGCCTTTCAAGAGCTCTATCactccctctcttcctttcttgAGAGAATTCCTTGAGGGAAAGTGAGAGTGTTGCAAGAGAAGAAATCCGTGCTAGTGAGCTGCCATTCCATCGTTTGAGCACTTAGTCTTCATCAAGctggtggattcaagtttgttaCAATAGGAGCTTTGAGCTCCTAAACGGCTAGGCGTGCTCGCAAATGCTCAGCTGAAGTTGTGAGCATCACGGGAAGTTTGTAATCATCTTTTCTCTTGGAGGaactcatagtaagtgaccttgggcTTGAGCGTTGGTCTCGTCCTTGGGTGAGGAGCATAAGAGTTCTtaagcaccgtctcttgaactcttcctcaacggagacgtagctcctttgggagtaaaTTTCGGAAAATAAATCTCTATTTCTCCATATGTTCTTTACTTAAACTTTTTTCTATTtacttgtgagactaactttctagagtttgagcttgatctacttATTTACAAGCTTCTAGCTTGAACCAGCTTGTGAGAAATGCTTAGAAGGAACGTCTGGTATTGgcaaatttactcgatctaaattttCTACACCTGTActttattgtttgtctttcaACTTTCATATCCAGATATTCCGGATATAATATTCAAAAAATTCGGACCTCAAGTCTAGAGTATCTGGACATTTGGGTTAAAGTTGCATATTAGCCTATTTACCCTCCTCTAGAcgtcttgaggtcctttcaagtAGCACTTGTGCAGACGAGATTAGAGAGAGAGTTTGAGACAGAGTTGTCGAAAGTAAATGGAAAAGCTTCCAGGCCAAAGGACAAGGTCTTAGGCATTAATTACTGAAACACCGCTCAGACTACACCTGCCAATGTATGGCCCTGGCTTGGAACTTGACTTCGCAGTCTTGAGTTTTGAGTTTTTTCAACAGCTTCTTCCATGATCTAGGTAAGCAGCGGTATTCATGAAACATAAGTCCCCAACCTACAGTAAGAGAAAGCAGTTCAGTTAGAATATTAGAGTTACACACAAACAATGGAATTGACAATAACTAAGGTCCAAGAGCCTACCAACAACGATGGTTGCAAAAGGTGAATAAATGATCTACAAGCGTGAAGGGCCGAACAGAGGGCTGGACCCTCTTTCTGTAGTCATGGATGATGGACAACGTCGATAATAGCTCACATGCGCTGCTGCTGACAGAGTACATAACCACGGGGTAGAGGTCTTCAGACTCGAAGTAAATGGCGTTGCTGGTGATGGAAGGCAGATTGTTCTGAGACACACAGAGGCATCGGTCGCGGCTGAGAAAAAAGCCTGCAAACTGGCAAGGTTTATATCTCTCGATGTAATTGTCAAAGTGAAAATGATGGAGGACAAGTATCAAGCGCGCGGCGGATTCCACGAGGAAGAATGCGTGCGTTCGAGGGATGCTGAATGTGTTCGGGAtacgagcaacacaaggatTCGAACATCGAGGATAGATTTGCAGAACCTGCCTCTCGTTGCTCATGACGCCGTAGATACGGCCATGGAAGGGCATGGCTGAGGCAAGCACAAGGTTGTGGTGCACGATATACCAGCAGGGGAAGCTAGGCTCGGCGACGACCATGCGACGACGGCGATGGAATCGGGGGAGTCCTGGGACGCGCACACGGCGGCTCTCATCCAGGCGCGGGACTGCTGCTCCTTGACCATGTAGTTGAAGATGGCGGCGATCGGCGGGAGGTCGACGGCGACGCGGGTGAAGGGGTGCGGGACGCGGTCGGCGGTGGTTTCCTTGTTGATCAGGATGACGAGGCCATCCGTAAAGCCGACGATGCGGTGGCCCTGGAGCTCCGGCAAGCGGACGCGGAGGCACCTGCCGGTGGCGGCGTGGAATAAGGCGACCTCGCACGCGTCTGCCGggcgcacgccgtcgccgtcgcagAGCGCGACCCAGccgcgcgggcggaggcgggggTCGCGGAGGGTCGGGTCGCGCGGGCTGGGCGCGGACGCGCGCCAGCGCTGCCGCGGAAGGAGATGTTTGGAGTGCCGCCTAACCCGTCATGCGTGCCTAACCTGTGGCGCTCAAAACGGCCGCTACACCAGTGGCGGAAAGAGCGTAGCGCGTCGTGGCGGGTTAGGCGGCACTCCAAAACTCCATGGTCCACCACATCAGCAGCCAGTACCCGTGCCCCGACATGGCTCAGTAGGTCGGGGAGGAGCGAAGGCCAGTCCCTcctctccatcgccgccgccttcgaACGCTTCGCCATCTACGAGTGCGGAGAGGGGCGGCCGGCCGGATTGTGAACAGAAAGAACGTTTAGTCGATGACGGAATGGGAGAGCGAGCGCCAGGCCGAGCCGAATTGGGCCCAGTAAAAGCCCACATTTGCCACCACACGAAAAACAGAGGCATCCATCGTCAAAACAACGCCGAGATTCATTCGAACATAGACGCACCCTCCGTAATAGGGCCCTAGAGACTTGCCTAACATAAGATCCTCTTAATCTGTTATACATCAAGTACCATTGACAAAAAATTGAACCGAGGGTAACGTGAAAGGACAAAAGGTGCCAAACACTCGCATTTGCATTTTGCAGGAAACTGGGTGCAAAAGGTGTATGTGCATGAGTTGGATGGGGCACTAAATGATTTTACAGGCCTTTTGTGATTTTTTCAGCTCACTACAATTCAGACGTCTCAATCAAAATCTTGGGAGCATTCGACGTCATCCCCTTCGCGTGCCTGACCAAAGGAACTGTAAGCCAGGTGATCACCTTTCTTCACCTTGCCACTCAGAATGCTCTGCAGGTCCTTGTCATCGTGCTGCAGCCTGCCGGTTACCTCCAGGCACAGACCATTCTTGGCAAGTCTCTTACTCTGTTTTGCTCGGTCAGTTTTTGGCTTCACTGGACCTGTTTCGACGTACACAGGTTGCTCTCTGATTGTGGGGTTGGGCTGTATGCGGTAGCTCTGATCCTTCTCTTCAGGCGGTCTCATGATTGGGTGCTCCGTTTCCAGCTCAGTGGCTCCATCCTTGTTCAAAATCACCTGCAGAAAAACACTTGTGAAGTTATGTCTACATCCAAATGTTCTGCTGAAGCTTCTAGACTTGAACCAAGCATAGATGAGCTGCTGTTCAACAGGAATGCAATAAAGCAAGTAATTACCTTACGGCCCACCAAATCAAATGTAACAACCACTTTCCCCTTTTGACTTGCAGCTGCTTCCTGAGCTTCCTCTTGCTGCTTCTGTAGGACTGACTTTTCCTGGAGTGTGAAAAATAGGTAACTAAGTTAGCATCCTTGAAAGCAGTTCAATTGTGATATGCCAGTTTCTTAAGAGAGCTGTACATAACCTCTTCATATTATCCATGAGGTTACATGTTCTTAATGCACATGATGTTAGAGATTATAATTATGAGGTTGTTATAGAAACAGAACCAGTTCCACAAAATTAATTATTTAAACTTCCTAAAAGGATACTAGAAAGCAATTGAGATTGCGTGGACAATAGATTCATTATAGGGGACACAAGATACATGTATATATAGGCAAGGAAATCCTAGATCATGCTTATGGACACAACCAATCAGGAGATCCTTGCCTATCCCTAACCACTCAGCCATAATAAATCCTATAATAAAAATTAATTCACAAATCAGGATCAGAGGCAGATTTAGATCAAGCTCTCACTATTAAAATCCGTTATTGTTAAGATTTAGCATGGTCACAGCATAGATCAATGGATGGAACTTAAAATATGAACATGTATGGACCATAAGGAATGAAGTGGAACTATCAAGTAGAAAGAATCAAATGTAATTTACCTTTGAAGAGAGCCAACTGTTTCCTTCCATTTCAAAATAGTCACTTTGGTCGTCATAAACTTTAGTCCTTGCAGCAGCGTTCCTGTCATAGTCAACAAGCCTCTTTGCATATGCTTCAGCTTCAGCTTCAGCTTCTGAAAGAGGTAGTCCAACATCACTTAAACCAGCATATGTACTACCTTCCTTTAAGACCAGTGCACCACAGAAACTACAGGGCCCCTCGCCCTCTTGTTCGCACACAATTTTGCCACAAGATAAGCAGTTGCTAACAAGGTTATGCTGCCGTGCTTGGCACGAACAAGGTTTCCCCTGCTTGAAGACAATGGAACCCTTCGCCGCTTCAGCGAGGGAAATGGCCTTTGCCCCTTTCTTTTTTGAACCTCTCTTGGAAGCAAGTTGGGATTCTGCAGTTTCTGATTGATTCTTGGAACTCTGACTAGAAGAAGACG is part of the Panicum hallii strain FIL2 chromosome 2, PHallii_v3.1, whole genome shotgun sequence genome and encodes:
- the LOC112881081 gene encoding uncharacterized protein LOC112881081 gives rise to the protein MAKRSKAAAMERRDWPSLLPDLLSHVGARRWRASAPSPRDPTLRDPRLRPRGWVALCDGDGVRPADACEVALFHAATGRCLRVRLPELQGHRIVGFTDGLVILINKETTADRVPHPFTRVAVDLPPIAAIFNYMVKEQQSRAWMRAAVCASQDSPDSIAVVAWSSPSLASPAGISCTTTLCLPQPCPSMAVSTAS
- the LOC112880677 gene encoding activating signal cointegrator 1 is translated as MATSASTSGEWLKGTLQDLRESKGSELELDADLISGLVSFCELASPPDAASYLENFIGKEAAQDIIQEYLRRRGHIGSLNGTESLQSSNLQPYVKPSADAAATQTKKQMRAQKNAASSSSQSSKNQSETAESQLASKRGSKKKGAKAISLAEAAKGSIVFKQGKPCSCQARQHNLVSNCLSCGKIVCEQEGEGPCSFCGALVLKEGSTYAGLSDVGLPLSEAEAEAEAYAKRLVDYDRNAAARTKVYDDQSDYFEMEGNSWLSSKEKSVLQKQQEEAQEAAASQKGKVVVTFDLVGRKVILNKDGATELETEHPIMRPPEEKDQSYRIQPNPTIREQPVYVETGPVKPKTDRAKQSKRLAKNGLCLEVTGRLQHDDKDLQSILSGKVKKGDHLAYSSFGQAREGDDVECSQDFD